A window of Rosa rugosa chromosome 7, drRosRugo1.1, whole genome shotgun sequence genomic DNA:
gattgagattctatgaattgtaatcctctatataaagaggcccctattatcaatgagaatacacagcaaattcctctcaaattcagtttctctacaacaagtTTAATATTATGATAATGGTATTGTATCATTTGTATGGCAGTATTTCAATTGAAAATGGGTTTATATTGGTAGGGAGCCCCAATTTTTTTTCGCCTAGAGCCCCGGAAATCTCAGGGCCGGCTCTAAGAGTGACAACAATTATTATGACGATGAGGGGACTATGGAGCTTGTGCATATTGGGGCTGAGAGGACCAAGAACGTGTTGATTCTGATGAGTGATACCGGCGGCGTACATAGATCTTCAGAGGAGGCGATTAGGGATGCGTTTCATTTGGATTTTGGAGATGAATACAGGGTATATGGTTCTAAATTGGGTTTTGAGTTCACATTTGGGTTTTCAtgggttttatttttatttatttattattattttttttttttgagattttggTGAACGATGCAATGGTTTTGATTTCAAAGTTTTGAACTTTCTGAGAGCTGAAATCTTGTAAGCTTGAATTTATGTTGTGCGTCAAGGTAGAATTTGcctttgttccttttttttttctgtgatttttgtGAATGATATAATGCTTTTGATTCAAAGTTTTGAACTTTTTGTGGAGAATAGCTTTAAAGCTTGATTCTTTGTTCTtggagttttctgggttttgttttgtgatttcctTGTTTAATGTGTTGTTTATATGATGCTTTAAATACTTGTGAAGGAAGTGTGGAAAGAGTACACAAGTTGGCCTCTAAATTAAATGGAGAGGTTTTACAAGTTCATGATGAAACATGTTCAACTAATTCACAATTCACAGTACTTCTCCTAGATGGATTTTCAAGAGAAACTGAAGTGGTAGGGATTGTAGAGCAAGTGCAGAAAGAAATTGAATGTAATTTCATGTtttaacttcttctttttttaaggTTATTTTAGGAATTCTTCCCTTTTTGTGGGttgaaaaactgaaaagtggGCTCTCATGTTGATGCCACATCATCATCTGACGTCACAATTCGATGGATTTATGAGAATTGGATGCGGACGATACATTTGGGAAGTGTAGGGATAATCttgattttaaaaaatatatatatatcaaggactaacatgatgtttgCCCCTAAGTTGGAGGAGTCAAACTGAATTCAATCCAAAAATATAAAAGGATCTTTGACCCAAGTATTGAATCTTCACAAATAACATTCAAAAATTAAGAGGCTGGTAATGAGAGCAATCTAGTAGTTCCACTGAAAAATATGCAAATGATCAAGAGTGAGATAAAGAGGATTCCTACGATCAAAAGAGGAAATGATATGGACAACTATGCCTCGGCTCTAAGTGTACTTAACCCCAACTAATCTACAAACTGGACAATAACGAAGACTGAGAACCCAGGGAAAAACACTTAAAAACTGTTATAGAGCGTGCTCAAGAAtaaaagaagttaaaaaaataaaaaataataaatgttTTCCCAATTATAGACGTCAAAAGctctataaaaaataaaaataaaaataaacattagAGTGAGTGAGCAAAACTTGTCACTATTTAATTGACATCAAAAGCTCTTCGTCGGTTTAGGAACTTAATCAAAGGTGAATCAGTGCAGTAGTAAGTCACGTTTGTTGCTGTTTATAAAAGCCATCAAAAAAGCTCTATAAGAAAATTTCACACCGTTAATTTCATTACACGTTTATTTAAAGTACATTGCCTTATAGAAGTTGGCGAGATGACTCAAGATAAGGAATACACTATGCGTACATATATTGATACTGAACTGGTCAATTTGGATCCTGCATGATTCTGACGATCGACCAGGAAAAGTAAATACAAAGCAAAAGAGCGAGGAAATCTCTTTCTAGTTTGATATTATGCTTGGACTGCCTCGacttctctctctgttttctctGTGTTAAGTACTCCACTTGTCTCCAGCTGGCCGTTTTGTACCTTATTACATGATGCTGCAACTACTGGACTTTTGGCTTCTCCATTTTTCAGTTCATGATTACTATCTAAAGGAGGACGAGGAGTAGTACCAGTATTGGATTGGATGATTGTCTTAGTCCACTCACGTAACTGTTCGGTGGCTACTTCATCTGTATGTTGACAAACAAACCCCAGAATTAGTCAGTTAATCAACTAATATCTCTCTCGCAGATAAAGGGCATAAATATGAATGTATTAGACATAAATATTGACCTAGCCTTGGGACAGTATGCCCTTGTGGGTGCCTTATGATGAGGGGGTTGTGAAATTCAGAAGCAAGCTCCTCAGAAGGTAGTTTTAACCAATCTTTGTCTCCTATCAAATGGACTGATTTGACCTTGATTCTGTCTTTGTAGGCAATCTCACAGATACTTGGCTTTCGGAACTTTGATCCTGATATCGATATGAAAAACTTGAAAGCTGGATGCTCCTTCAACAGTTTTCCCTGCATTATATAGGATTGATTCCTTAACTGAATTTACCTTATGGTTAACTATATATGCTATGTCATCTTGGAAATACGTGAGAAAGAGAGCTAATTTAACCAACTTCATTACCTGAGCTTGGTAGCCTAACAAGAGTCCTGATAGTGTCGCACCCTGAGTAAAGATTGATTTGCATAGTATTAGATGTTAGTAATTAATACATCAGCTGGTTAAACATTCGTATACATTCCCTGTTAGCTGCTGGATCGATAGATCGATCTGCTATAGTAGGCACGTCATGAATGAATGAAAAGTTCAGTTTAATGTCgtgtatacatatatttataccTGAGAGAAACCAAGCAAACCATCAAAGGGGCCTTTGCTTGTTATGTAGTCACATATATAAGAGATGCATGCTTCCAAGTTTGTGTACTCTGTGAAGTCCTGAATGAACAAGAGGATTCAACGACGAAATAATGAATTGCTAATTGAGTTTGAGAGAAATAAAGGGaactttttcttccttttctttttctttctttgttcctTTTGTCTTTTTGGCAAATAAAGAATAAAGGGATATTCGATCATCTGGAAGTCTGGAACAATTAAAATCGTACAAGATTTTTACCTTGTCAAATTGGAACCACTCAAAATAAGGAGGTGGGAAGATGCCTTCTATATCAGATTTTCCTCCAGCAGGAAACTTCCCATCTGGAAACTCCTGTAATTATAAACAGAAACTCATATGTCTGCTGATCACATTTCCAAATGGCAAATATGCATATACAAccccttgaaaaaaaaaaatgttttttactccaaaataaaatatattggAGAGAGGCAAAAGGGTATTGTGTAACAAGGCCACTGAGAAGAAAATCTTTGTTCAGTTTCTGAGGCATGTGCAAAATAAACTGGAAATTTGGAAATTCCTTTCAATAAACAGGAGAATGGCTACTCAAACAAGATTGAACACCAAATAGAAGTTGAATGTCAACAAAAACAACTAGGAATCCAATTATATGTGGTCCTTGAGGTAGTACTCTCATGTGGTGATTTCCAAATTCATATCTGAGTTTTTAGTCTTCTTGGAAGTTCTCATTTCTCTAAAGTATATTTTCTCTTATCTTTAACTAAAATAAAATCCAAACTATCTGGTTCCTTGGACAAAATACAACCATGACTAGTTTTTTAGTTATTTTAATTAAATCTTGAAATGCCTAAAAAAGGTTTtaaggaaaaaacaaaatttgcCAAGTAAAGAACACGTTACAAAGTATTTAACAAATTGACTCAAAAGGGCTGAGCCAACTATGCCAGTTGAGTTGCTAGCAGCGTACTTATCATATAAATGTGTGCAACGGATAAGCTAGCGAGGAGGTAAATTAGACATACCATGTCAAACTGAGAAAGGATAGAAGCATCCCATTTGCTAATTTGCTTTTGCAGGAAGCTCCCACTGGTTCTAAATCCATGGAGGCATagaatcttcatcttcttatcTTTCTGCCTTTCCATTCTCCTCTTCTCAGTCTCACTCCAACTCACTTGTTTTACAAACAAAGCGACAATGTGTTTGTTTAATAGAGGAGAGGGGTAGCTAGGCAGCTAGCTACTACTGCTACCTACTACTACCTTTCTCAACTCGAGTCCCCAACTACTTCCTTTCTTCTGTTGGTTGGTGTTCCACGTGCACCATCCTCCTAATGTTGTATATGTAGCCATGTAGTCTGGCTTCCATTAAATTATGAAGCTTCTATGGATTCAGTGTAAAGAAAATAACATTTACCTACTTCATCAATAGTTTGTTCTGCCTGGGTTTTCAGACTCAGAATCTTCTTCACATTTAACTACAGAAGAGATCAAATTCCTAAATTTCCTATTTTGTCTAAAGAATGGCACTGGAAGAGAAATAGAGGTTATAGGAATCGAGTCTTGAAGACCTTGCCAAACATGAAATGTAAATCCCATGGTCTTGCCACAACAATGTGAAGTAATGTTGGAGTGCAAAGtaaaaatgaagatgaagacataATAATACTCGTAAATTCAATTCACAACTTTTTCCCAATGCAAGTATTTCTTACAACACCACACACTGCTCAGCCCACATATTTTGACACTTTGATCTTTTGACCCCCTTCCCCCTCCTCCCCTCCCCATCCAACAGTAAGCACACAACAGACAAGTCACCAAACTGCGTGCTCAACCATTTTCCCCTGGAAACTTCATAATCTCTTCAGACTTTTCTTTCTTGCAtcgattttcttcttttctgcctgTGCTTTTATCAAGCCAGCTTCCTTCTTCAGTGTCGTACTACTTGCTACAGTTGATGCAGCAGCCCCACCAACTCTCGTCTCCGCTGCAGCAGCTACAACAGCCGGCTGATCCTGGCCAAGTCCTCTTGCAGTGACTGTCAAAGGGACCAGTAcggatggggatggggatggggatggcaGTGGCAAAGCAGCACCACCTGCCGTGATCTTTTGATCAGCATTAAGTGCTGAGGTGTTAGATTGGTCAACATTCAGTGCAGTAGTAGACTCAGAAATAGCTCCTGTTTTAAACTTGGGTTTTGGCTTGGCATGTATTCCGGTATAAAGCCTGCATTCAAGAGATGACGATTAATAATCATATGCCATGGTACATATCAAATAGTTTATTCCTATGGAAGTTTACTCAAGTTGGTATATTGGCATATATAGctctctgataccatgaaagtcGGTTTACTGTTCTGCTATTTCTACAAATTTGTTCAGATGCGAGCTATGTGGGTCTCTATACATACCATGAGCCTAGAATATGGCATTTCACTTCTATCAGGTGGATGCAATTGCAGGGATTCATGTTTAAACACCAGTCTCATTCTACGATACCAAATTGAGAAAAGAACCCAGGAAGAGTAGAGACTAGAAAAATTACTGTATTGcatatgaaaatgaaaagagtAAACATTTTATTAAGAAGTCAAGGTCTATGAGCTGGTTTTCAGCAATTCAAGGTCTATTGCTAATCCATATTTCCCAAAACAATTGTTATCTTGAAGCTGGTTTTCGACAAATTATCTTATGACGATATTGAGAGCCTTTAAATCAGCCTGTACCAACGACAGAAAGGTACCAACAATCAAAAGTCTCACAAAATAATTCCAACAACACATCTAACCAAAAAGTTCTACACATTCAAAGATTTGTATATAAAATCCCCACGCACAACCAAAATGTTCTGCGTGTGCAACCATTCAAAGATTTGTACATAAACTCCCAAtcttcccacttacccaaacagcAAACAGATAAGAAAATGAACAGTAACTCACCTGGCATGTCTTGCATATTCCTCATAATTCTCAAGCAGCATCTTCCCTGCTTGTTCATTTAAGGCTGATTCTGGAAATGGTTCAATCAACAGACATCTAACCACCTGTTATCACAAAGCATGAAGCAAGAAAATTAAAGATTAACCAAAAATCCTAAAATCTCATCTGAGTGCCCAAGACAAAACTCAGTAGACAAATGGAAAAGAATTGGAAATGAAAGGAAGTCAGTTATTGAACCAACAAAGAGAACTTACAATGAGAACATGTCGTAATCCAAGACTTGGATTCCAATCTTTTTTTAACGTGTTCACACAAATCTCACCATTATTTGCAATGTTTGGATGGAAAATCCTAGTCAGAAAGTAACCTACAACAATTATAACCCAAAGATAAAAAAACTACCAAagtaaatattgaaccagataGTAACTCAAGAGTTGAGCGTTGGCATGAAAAAGATTGACAATAAAATGGCTATATGTGAACATCAGCATAGACCTATTTCTTCAGCTTTATAATAAAGTCATCGATAACTAATAGCAGAATGAGGCAACAGAGACAGGCCAGGCccattaaaataaataaataaagaagaagaagaagaagatgagaatGCATAACGAAAACAAACCTTTGGGGGGGGAGTGTGGAAAGTCATGAGATAACAACAACTTCATGCGAAAAACACCATTCTCATAAGGAGTGCCAGCTGAAAGTCACGAAATTAGGTAAGTTATCATCCTAAAGTACATTCGACAGATGCAGGATTGAAAAGAGTACATGCCTGGCCCTTCAATATCAGCAAATATGATTGAAAAGTCGTCGTCATTCACGCAAACTTTAATGCCTTCAGGAGGGGATTCGTCAAGACTCTTCAATTCCTTTGCAAGTTGCTTGATCACGTTTGGTGGCAGATTTTCGTTAGTAGCCTGACATGTTAACATGATTATAAAAGTTATATGAATAGTTAAAAGtcagaaaggaaaaagaagcacATCTAGCTCAGCTTTTTTATCTAAGAATGATTCAGGCAGCTAACATTAGAATTAACCTATGCTTTGTTGTCCCAACAGGCACATCTAATGTTTCATGCGAACAACTCACATGGCTGATTTTTCAATATAAAGAGGATTCATATTTCATACACGAGCTGCAGTTTCATGCACAGACAGATTGACCCATCATGTACTCTCAAAAGTAGAATTGAAAGAACATCAAGTTTGATTTGGATAAAACATCATAAAATATTAAGGTATAAATTGCATGATACTATCTTTTCCAATATCCACAAATTCCCTGAATCCCAACCCAGGCCATGGCCAATGATGAAACAAactaatgaagaaaaatatatatatatatatatatatatttttctctaGTAAGACAATGCATTACCATGGATATAAAGGAATGATGTCCTTCGTCAAATTTTGCTACCAAAAACAATTTAGCTGTTATGTGCTACAAATTTTTCAACTTCCCCAATAAGTGTGATAGAATTAGGCCAGCTGTAAGCGGAGATTCCTGCAATAAAATTTGATGGTTAATATCAATAATCAGGACTCTCCAACTCATATTAATCATGCATCTCCAGAGAACAATGAAATTAAACTACttaaccataaaaaaaaatggctCTCTTAAATATCAAACTCAGTGGTTTATAAATAAATGCAGGAGTCGTATAGCAGAACTGAAGCAAAGAGATAACTGAGGATCCGGTCATCAATGAATATATCCCCATTCCTTACACCAAAAAATCAACAACCTTACAACTAACATCAAAGGCGAATGTGAGTAAGTTTACAACCTGGCCACATCTTTAGAATTTTGGTTCCAGTTTCACCTTTTGGTCTAGTAATGTTCTAGtttcttaatttttgttttggaaAACTAAAGCACGCAAATTAGTCTCGGGATAAAGGCTTAGTATGAAGAAGTGGAACAAGGACAGAGAAAAGCATAATGTACATAAGCGGAGTCCAGGTTTCAAAACTGACACCAAGAAATGAAATTATAAAACAACCAAGAACATCCTAAAGGACAAGTCAAAAGAGAACTAATCAACCCACCTAGACCCATGGGATAAAAAGTCAACAAGAACCGGATGGCTCTTGAGGAAAACAGCCATGGAAACAAGTCAGAAAAGAAGACCCAAATCAGATCAACCAAGAAACATGAACTGATGATGCCCATTTCACAAAGATAGCAAGTAAACATGCACAGATTAGAAGTCAGTCCCAGGAATTTAAAATTAACGGTACTCACAGTTGAAATTGATGATTAAAACCCTAATCTCAGAAGAGAAAAATTACCGGCGAAAGAAAACCCAGATGAGAATTCGCCTCCTCTATCTCATAAACAAAACTCTCAAGTGTGTTGGCGATGATTGGGGGGGGGCTTTCAGGATTGCGAtgcgaagaagagagagagagagagagagagagagagagagagagcgctttGTCCTTGGAAATAATTGATTGAGGAGCCTTAAATATATTATTACTTTTCggagtaattttatttttacgGAACATTATTTTATACAATTTTGCATTTAACAGATGGAATAAAAACAAAGTTATTTGAAACGAGGTGTCGCTGCATCAGATCTTCACCGATTATAGACGTTGGAGTCTTGGAACTCGTGCTTACACGCGCTATTGTTTCTTTGTATATTATTTTGTAACCACACGCGCTcagagtttttcttttttccttttctataCATAAttgtaggggtcatcatttgacCCTTCAGCCCTAAACCCACCTGAATCTCGCCTGACCCGGCCCTTTCTCAAATAGAATAGGGTATGGACCGTGCAAATGAAGCCAGGGCCCGTTTGAGCCCGTTAGGGCCAAGCCTGGCCCGGTCCGGCCCTCTAAGCCCtattcattttctatttttttatttttgaaatatatatatatctatactattattaagaaaagaggctttgttagccaaaactgaaaattttgacagatttaaccctgaaagattaaaaaactttgacaatAAATTAAATCGTAAGgataaataggacaattataaaatagattttattaagaaaattgaaaagaaattatctcacaacctccacttttctctcccactattttctctctgcaataatagatctattttcttttgtagataatttttttttttttttttacaattaaaatttttcttacacatgcagagcatgtgattgtagactagtacatatatatatatatatatttttctataacatacaacttatctttttttttgtaattgatttcctaaggtttattttctttaatttttgtttcatttgttaaataacaattaattttgagagatttagagagatagttaattgaatataaccaccttaactaatctttataaatgttataacttataaactAATTtcaatatgtatatatgtgtgtgtgtgtatttattaaatatgatcaacaaaaaacaatgagtcttgtattacctatataaccattgagccacattttaagaaaaaaaaataaaaataatgtatttctttttgttaaacaaattaaggcccatttcggccatatttggccctattcggaaggccggcccgacccggcctAGAGGCTCTGGCCTTTTGGGCGGGTAAGGGTGTTACGTCCCGGATCTCAagttaccggtttactagtctttcggacggtaaacgacatttatttttatttttgactcCATTTCGAtcttttagggggccctaaaagttaaCTTTTTGTATCGTTTgtcatttgagaaaattttcttcacgaaagttgtagagaacgttaaaccgagtctgtggacatgtggtacacttaaatcggagttcgtatgaaaaagttataagcgaaaaggtaaagttactgttcatggtaactttctatatataggatttttactgaggtaagtttccatttcgaGAAACCCCCCCCCCGCCCtcgactttctctctcttccttccatcctctctctcttcggGTTTTTAGTTTTTCCGGCTTTTCTCCGCCGTCCAACGTCCAATCGGGCGCCACCGCTATCATTAGAttcgtctcctcctcctctacaaGGCTGTGGCCGAGGCTCAcggcgatttggccggagaCAAGAGATATAAGCCGAAATCTCccactgtagcagtttggtCTTCTCCGGCGatttcttccgattccggccgccATATTTGATGAAAGCggttgtaacgccccaagctgcacctcaccagcttaagcacgtcacagtaccgcgagtctctaaaacataaaccgaacgcccgatttacatcctagagaaccgctaggcattttgtttgaaaaactttttgtaaaacacagcggaagctacaaatatttttgaggtgtaAACTTGAATTGCTAAAATCTATTTCGTTCGTCCAGAACTTGGATAAAGGCTCACACAAGGTACGGATTTCAATGAAAGAGAATTCAACTGAATTTAACACGAGGCTAGATAACGACAAGCTCCGAAACACGAAGTTCGAGAAAGATAATTTAAAATTAAATCCAAACGATGATTTACCAAGCTttcgcacacccagctccgcccgctactgtcccgtcaccagtgcacagtacctgcattcatactgttgtaggggtgagctttcgtcctcacTGCTCAAtaggaactctaactcgactaggcTTGAAACCGATAAATAGATtttggagctccagtatgaaaacatgcttaaaccaagtatTTAAAAGGAACGACAAATTTTAATgttttttcaacttgaaaactgatgcatgatgcttaaataaatacggtgccaaatccaagttttacctgatggtcggtcccatagacccactacacgaccttacctcaatttaagttatcaccaggtaagcgtagcgagagcgtccgctacctagctacacacacggatcgggtcgtcattgcgatcgctcaccgtccgaccggtgtggctaaccctccggaggtttagggaatcgaacccaaggaagtcagtgcccatttcgctctcaagccatcacatttctcatacGGTTTGGTCAGTATGCATCGCATTTTAACTTAACCAAGCCACACtatgtaacatgcatcatattGAAAACAACTAAGGAAGTAAAAACATGCTTCGAGGAGAGTTCTGAATCCCTACCTAGACTCACGATGCTTTtcctcacgtactccgagagttgcgaaccttccgttcctcgggtaactggagtcctaagttccgacatttcgatagttaatatcTTATTGGACTAATAATTGAAATCTCGACGAGTACAAATCGTACAATCAagttttcctggtttgaccaggagttgaccaatttGACCACGTTTGACCAATCGCAGCAagttcgataattaacccaaattacCGAACCTTCACTTGAAGTTTACGAAATCGACCAAATATATATTAAGTGCACCcgatttactaaggccacccaatatatatatatatatatatagatattttcttttctttacttacTATCAATCTAACAAAAGCACAAGCAAAGATCATGTTTCCAATTTCAAATCGTTCAACACTCAACCTTACTTCTATTTCAAGTTTCGTCGTATAGCAATTCCGATagaattactatggacatcCATACTTTCCAATTTCTACACAAGGTGGTCCAAaactactaaggacacccaagcTTGACCATTTTTCAATTATTCCACAACCATTTCAAATAATCTGCCTTAGCAACACCAACAAGGCAATAACTTGCAAAACCAGAACAATCTTAAATCATCAAACCACA
This region includes:
- the LOC133721016 gene encoding ubiquitin-conjugating enzyme E2 22; this translates as MATNENLPPNVIKQLAKELKSLDESPPEGIKVCVNDDDFSIIFADIEGPAGTPYENGVFRMKLLLSHDFPHSPPKGYFLTRIFHPNIANNGEICVNTLKKDWNPSLGLRHVLIVVRCLLIEPFPESALNEQAGKMLLENYEEYARHARLYTGIHAKPKPKFKTGAISESTTALNVDQSNTSALNADQKITAGGAALPLPSPSPSPSVLVPLTVTARGLGQDQPAVVAAAAETRVGGAAASTVASSTTLKKEAGLIKAQAEKKKIDARKKSLKRL
- the LOC133721018 gene encoding dihydrofolate reductase-like, which produces MERQKDKKMKILCLHGFRTSGSFLQKQISKWDASILSQFDMEFPDGKFPAGGKSDIEGIFPPPYFEWFQFDKDFTEYTNLEACISYICDYITSKGPFDGLLGFSQGATLSGLLLGYQAQGKLLKEHPAFKFFISISGSKFRKPSICEIAYKDRIKVKSVHLIGDKDWLKLPSEELASEFHNPLIIRHPQGHTVPRLDEVATEQLREWTKTIIQSNTGTTPRPPLDSNHELKNGEAKSPVVAASCNKVQNGQLETSGVLNTEKTEREVEAVQA